A stretch of Anaeromyxobacter dehalogenans 2CP-1 DNA encodes these proteins:
- a CDS encoding ABC transporter substrate-binding protein, whose translation MRFASLIAAVALLVACGDRRPPRTRLVLASVRQPATALPLVAAASGCFAAEGLDVEERSFDLGRDALALLRAGGADVAVAFETPVLQAAHADGRLRALTALHTSTRNTRLVVRAASGIRGFSDLGGRRIGLAPGTNADFFAGLALRLGGVPRDRVALVPGAPAESIEALAAGALDAAVLSDPPAQEAERRLGPDAQVFQTDLYVEVSLLVTRDDVLAARPAALRALLRGLTCGERRVRADREGARALIRGRFPETGDAALAAQLERVRWGIGLDNVLLDVLRRERDALTAAGALRGDAPDLHQLVAPALLEQVAPEAVMLLPGDARW comes from the coding sequence GTGCGCTTCGCCTCGCTGATCGCGGCCGTGGCGCTGCTGGTGGCCTGCGGGGATCGCCGGCCGCCGCGGACGCGCCTGGTCCTCGCCTCCGTGCGGCAGCCCGCCACCGCGCTCCCGCTCGTGGCCGCCGCCAGCGGCTGCTTCGCCGCCGAGGGGCTGGACGTCGAGGAGCGGTCCTTCGACCTGGGGCGCGACGCGCTCGCGCTGCTCCGCGCCGGCGGCGCCGACGTGGCGGTCGCGTTCGAGACGCCGGTGCTCCAGGCCGCCCACGCCGACGGCAGGCTCCGCGCGCTCACCGCCCTGCACACCTCGACCCGCAACACGCGCCTGGTGGTGCGCGCCGCGAGCGGGATCCGCGGCTTCTCCGACCTGGGCGGGCGCCGGATCGGCCTCGCGCCCGGCACGAACGCCGACTTCTTCGCCGGCCTGGCGCTCCGCCTGGGCGGCGTCCCGCGCGATCGGGTGGCGCTCGTGCCCGGCGCGCCGGCCGAGTCGATCGAGGCGCTCGCCGCGGGCGCGCTCGACGCCGCGGTCCTCTCCGACCCGCCCGCGCAGGAGGCCGAGCGCCGCCTCGGACCCGACGCGCAGGTGTTCCAGACCGACCTCTACGTCGAGGTCTCGCTCCTCGTCACCCGCGACGACGTGCTGGCGGCCCGGCCCGCGGCGCTGCGGGCGCTGCTGCGGGGCCTGACGTGCGGCGAGCGGCGCGTCCGCGCCGACCGCGAGGGGGCGCGGGCGCTGATCCGCGGCCGCTTCCCGGAGACCGGCGACGCCGCGCTCGCCGCGCAGCTGGAGCGGGTGCGCTGGGGGATCGGCCTCGACAACGTGCTCCTGGACGTGCTGCGCCGCGAGCGCGACGCGCTCACCGCCGCGGGCGCGCTGCGCGGCGACGCGCCCGACCTGCACCAGCTCGTCGCGCCCGCCCTGCTCGAGCAGGTGGCGCCCGAGGCGGTCATGCTGCTCCCCGGGGACGCGCGATGGTGA
- a CDS encoding tautomerase family protein → MPLVRIDTTLRLGPGQRRAAGDAVHRALVDTFKVPPDDRFQVIAGHGDEGLSIAPSYLGIDHGEDVVVVQITANAGRTVEMKRALFRRIADDLHAAVGVRREDVIVSLVEVAKENWSFGNGEAQYAT, encoded by the coding sequence ATGCCGCTCGTCCGGATCGACACCACCCTTCGCCTCGGCCCCGGGCAGCGGCGCGCCGCCGGCGACGCGGTGCACCGCGCCCTGGTGGACACGTTCAAGGTCCCGCCCGACGATCGCTTCCAGGTGATCGCCGGCCACGGCGACGAGGGGCTGAGCATCGCCCCGAGCTACCTCGGCATCGACCACGGCGAGGACGTGGTGGTGGTGCAGATCACCGCCAACGCCGGGCGCACCGTGGAGATGAAGCGCGCGCTCTTCCGGCGCATCGCCGACGACCTGCACGCGGCGGTCGGCGTGCGCCGCGAGGACGTCATCGTCAGCCTGGTCGAGGTGGCGAAGGAGAACTGGTCCTTCGGGAACGGCGAGGCGCAGTACGCGACCTGA
- a CDS encoding ATP-binding response regulator, which translates to MVTVGRRLLVPTTLLAAVACAALAYAAWSSAQQARTLERDARAVRTAISLAFALGDATHEEERWFLTLPRSPGGVQETRLDEAGARIAGLMREIEALPLPARVGDVWREYVEVRAAQDALGAEIRRAAPGGGPALERALERWGLMSFRSEALLKDVSGYYLRFLDRIVVELQARRARALWISAATVVVGLLAAAALSLLAARAVVRPLEDIARTAERIAETSLPAEVAGAERPDEIGTLSRAFNRMTGRLVSANARLTEIDRRKDEFLGMLSHELRNPLAPIRSALHLLSHPAASPAQGRRALQVIARQVDHLTRIVDDLLDVTRIARGKIELRRERIDLSEVIARTAEDYRDLLDDRRIALEVELSAGPLWADADPTRVAQVVGNLLSNAAKFTPPGGRVTVRAAAREGRAVIRVIDTGVGMPPELLGRIFEPFVQADRSLARSAGGLGLGLSLVKGIVELHGGAVEARSAGPGTGSELVIELPLAAGGAEPLLAPPAAPAGAAGPRRVLVVDDNVDAAETLAELLRHAGHEVAIAHDGPGALAAARAGAPDVVLCDIGLPGMSGYDVARALRRERGPGLLLVAISGYALPEDVHAAHEAGFDRHLAKPPRPDEVERAVASPPAGIRAGAGG; encoded by the coding sequence ATGGTGACCGTCGGCCGGCGGCTGCTCGTGCCCACCACGCTGCTCGCCGCCGTGGCCTGCGCGGCGCTGGCCTACGCGGCGTGGTCGTCCGCGCAGCAGGCGCGCACGCTGGAGCGCGACGCCCGGGCGGTGCGGACCGCCATCTCGCTGGCGTTCGCGCTCGGCGACGCCACGCACGAGGAGGAGCGCTGGTTCCTGACCTTGCCGCGCTCGCCCGGCGGCGTGCAGGAGACGCGCCTCGACGAGGCCGGCGCGCGCATCGCCGGGCTGATGCGCGAGATCGAGGCGCTCCCGCTGCCGGCGCGCGTCGGGGACGTGTGGCGCGAGTACGTGGAGGTCCGGGCCGCGCAGGACGCGCTCGGCGCCGAGATCCGCCGGGCCGCGCCGGGCGGCGGGCCGGCGCTCGAGCGCGCCCTCGAGCGCTGGGGGCTGATGTCGTTCCGCAGCGAGGCGCTGCTGAAGGACGTGTCCGGCTACTACCTGCGCTTCCTCGACCGGATCGTGGTCGAGCTGCAGGCGCGCCGCGCCCGGGCCCTGTGGATCTCGGCGGCCACGGTGGTGGTGGGCCTGCTCGCCGCCGCGGCGCTCTCGCTGCTGGCGGCGCGCGCGGTGGTGCGGCCGCTCGAGGACATCGCCCGCACCGCCGAGCGGATCGCCGAGACCAGCCTCCCCGCCGAGGTGGCGGGGGCGGAGCGGCCCGACGAGATCGGGACGCTCTCCCGCGCCTTCAACCGGATGACCGGGCGGCTGGTCAGCGCCAACGCCCGCCTCACCGAGATCGACCGGCGCAAGGACGAGTTCCTGGGGATGCTCTCGCACGAGCTCCGCAACCCGCTCGCGCCCATCCGCAGCGCGCTGCACCTGCTCTCGCACCCCGCCGCCAGCCCGGCGCAGGGCCGGCGCGCCCTGCAGGTCATCGCCCGGCAGGTGGACCACCTCACCCGCATCGTGGACGACCTGCTCGACGTCACCCGCATCGCGCGGGGGAAGATCGAGCTGCGCCGGGAGCGCATCGACCTCTCCGAGGTGATCGCCCGCACCGCCGAGGACTACCGCGACCTGCTCGACGATCGCCGCATCGCGCTCGAGGTCGAGCTGTCCGCCGGCCCGCTCTGGGCGGACGCCGACCCCACCCGCGTGGCGCAGGTGGTCGGCAACCTGCTCAGCAACGCGGCCAAGTTCACGCCCCCCGGCGGCCGGGTCACCGTGCGCGCGGCGGCGCGCGAGGGGCGCGCGGTGATCCGGGTGATCGACACCGGCGTGGGCATGCCGCCGGAGCTGCTCGGGCGGATCTTCGAGCCGTTCGTCCAGGCGGATCGGTCGCTGGCGCGGAGCGCGGGCGGGCTCGGGCTGGGGCTGTCGCTGGTGAAGGGGATCGTGGAGCTGCACGGCGGGGCGGTGGAGGCCCGCAGCGCCGGGCCCGGCACCGGCAGCGAGCTGGTGATCGAGCTGCCCCTGGCGGCCGGCGGCGCCGAGCCGCTGCTCGCGCCGCCGGCGGCGCCGGCCGGCGCGGCGGGGCCGCGGCGCGTGCTGGTGGTGGACGACAACGTGGACGCGGCCGAGACGCTCGCCGAGCTGCTCCGCCACGCCGGGCACGAGGTGGCCATCGCGCACGACGGTCCGGGCGCGCTGGCGGCGGCGCGCGCCGGCGCGCCCGACGTGGTGCTCTGCGACATCGGCCTGCCGGGCATGAGCGGCTACGACGTGGCGCGGGCGCTCCGGCGGGAGCGCGGGCCGGGCCTGCTGCTGGTGGCGATCAGCGGCTACGCGCTGCCCGAGGACGTGCACGCCGCCCACGAGGCCGGCTTCGACCGGCACCTCGCGAAGCCGCCGCGGCCGGACGAGGTCGAGCGGGCCGTCGCGTCGCCGCCGGCCGGGATCCGCGCCGGCGCGGGCGGCTGA